The genomic window TGTTAAAAAGCTGAATACTTCTGTCCCGACCACGACTCTTCAATCGCTAATTAAAAAAATTAGTTAGCGTCTGTAATGGTCCAAGTGATTTCTGCTGTATATTCACTTGCTTTCAATACATTTGTTCCTGGTACGTTTAGTGTAATACCATCGTATGTTCCTGCTTTTGCATTTGCGTTAGTGTCGAACATCAATTCAAATACACCGAAACCTTTACCAACTTCTTTGTTTGTGTAGAAAGGTTGTACTGTGTTTAGAGCCAATGTTTGAGTTGTTGTTGCAGCTAAAGATGGTTTTGTCGCAGCATTTGTTCCTGTTACTAATGAAATTTTCTTGTAATCCAATGTTGAACCGTCTAATGTTTGACCAGCAGCGTTTGTGAATTGTTTTGTCAATTCAGCATTCACTGTCCACCAGTTATTAGCTGTTGCTGCATCCGCACGAATATCTTGGAAACGAACAAAGTGAGCTGTTGTTTGAGATGAACCTGGATCAGTAAATGGTAATGCATCGTAAGACTTATCCGCATCATTTGCTACGATTTTATGTGTATCGAAGTCCATGCTTGTTACAGAAACCAATTTCAATGCCCCTGGATTAGGGTTTTGAGAAGGCTCAGTCATTGGCGTACCAGTAGATTCACCTGGCGGTAAGTTTGTTGGATTGGTTGTATCATCTGTTGTAAATTTGATTTTCCCTTCGCCAACACCAGTTGTTGCATCTGGATAGCCCGGTGCTGCTTTTGTAATTGATGGTACTGCAAGTCCTAGTCCTAGTACTGCTAAAAGTGCAGCGCCAGTTAATTTGTGTGAAGTTTTCATGTGTGTTCCTCCTAATTTGTGTGTGTTATTTATGGTAGCTCAGATAAAATCCAAGTTATCACCGTTGTGTATGTTACCGGATCCTTTTTAGTTGCCCCCGGTATAGACAAACTTAATGCCTTGTTTTGATAAATCGCTTTATTATCGTATGCCGGATCTGTTACGGGATTGCCGTCAGCATCCAACCTTGGAATCAGCGTGTCCTTCATACCATTCTCATTTTCAATAGATGCGCCAAAAATGATCGACCAGGTACCTTCTCCCGTGTTTGCTTTCGCCTCAGCTAAGTTGTATGTCTGACCGATATTATCGATTCGAATGACATCTTTTTGAACAATCGGTGCCTCATCGGCTCCTCTAGTCGAATTCGCCCATGAACTTCCAAGGGAGATGACCGAGCCGTCGAGCTCTTTATTTTCTGCTGTCTCATTTTTAAACTGTGTTTCCTGACGAAGCTGCAGCAGCCAACCTTTCCCCGTTCCACGAAAATCTGAGACTTGAACAAAATTCCCTCTAGCTCCCGTATTTCCATGAAAAAGCTGCGCGTTTCCGTAGACCAGCACATCTTCATCCACTTTGGCATTTGCCCAAAAGTTGAACTGAGGAACAAAATCGATGCGCAATTCCCCGTCTGTTGAAGGGCTTTCGCCTGGATCGACCGCTTGGTCTGGATACTCAGGATCCTTGATTTCTTTTTCATAGGAACCTTCAAAACCGATACTTACTTCACCAGACCAAGAACCGGCTTCTGCTGCCGCTGTTTCAGAGAAGCTGAACAGAGCTGCAGAGAATAGTGGTAGCAACAACATTGTTGCTAGTTTTACTTGCTTCATGCTGTCAATACCCCTTTCCTTCTCCGGATGCCTGTTCTTTTCTCCGTTTCACGTAGAATAGAATCAAAGCGATCAATAGCAGTGCCGCGCCGCTGATTCCTAAACTTTTCTTTATCAACTCACCTGTTGAAGGATACTTTCCTTGCGGTTTTGAGCCAGAAGGCTTTGTCGGTTCTGTTGTAGGAATTGTTGGTTCAGTCGTCGAGCTAGGCTCTGTTGAACTACTTGAGTCTGTGCTTTCTTCATAGAAAGAAATGACACCGTTCGTCTGTACTGCACCACCGTTTTCTGTTGCAAACCCAATAGCTGGTTTGCCCAAAAAGATAAACGCCATGACAACAACAGAAATAAAGAGCGATGAGAATAGCTTTATTCGTTTCATGTTTCTTTCCTCCATTGTGTTATTTCGTTTCTCCTAAGGTCCAGACAATTGTTGCCTTGTACTCACCCAACTCGCGAACTGCTCCCGCAGGAACCTCAAGCTTAAAGCCACGTTCTCCGGTTGCCCAACGTTCACTGACATCGTATTGTCCTGGGGCGTTGTGCGTGTCAACAGTAATCGCCTGGTCTGTATCATTCAGTATGATTTCACTGTCTTTTCCATCAGCCACTCGATAACGAATCGCATCCGGCAACACTTTCGTCCCTGTTCCGCTTCCGCTTGTCAAGTAATCTTCCAAACGCGCTTTTAGTGTCCAGCTTGTTGCATCTGTACGATTGTCCCAAATGATTAAATTATCATCGAAACTTGGGTTATCCACACGGACACCAAAAATCCCCGCATTTCTTGTTCCGAAATCAATTGATGTCGGATAAGAATAGATAAACAATGTGCCGTTGAAGACATATTGAACAGTCGATGGATTTTCTGTCACTGGAATAGCATCTTCCGGTGTCGGACGTGTCTTCACTTGATAATTTTCTCCAAGTAATTCATTTACCCTATCCTGAATCGCTGTATTCGTGACTAAATCAACTGTACCGCCGATATTCCCACTAACAGGAATCGGATCACGTAATTTCTGGCCCTTGTCATCGACAAATTCCACATTTACAGTAGAAATGCTCTTATTGATCGTTACTGTTATCTCTTTCTCAACTTTAGATGTTCCACTTCCATAGGAAAGTGTTACTTTGTAAGCACCATCTTGTACGACACCGCCACCTGTTACCGGACCTGGCAAGGTACCTTTATCAACAGTGATCAGCGTTGGATCAAGAGCTGTAATAGATGTCTCATCAAATTCCCAAAGAGCCAGTTTTCCTTTATCATGAATCATCGTTAAAATTTCTGCCTCACTGGTCGGGTAATCTTTTGCCGCTACAGCAAAGTCCAGTCCATCCAGAATATACTTATCACTTGAAACTGCCTTATCTTTGACAAAAATCGGTATTACAACTTCTCCAACATTGCCGGCTTCATCGGTCAAATTGACAATAAATGAAGCATTGCCCTGTTTTGACACGATATTTGCGATATCCTGACCTGGTTTCAATGAAGCAGTAATCTTGTCATTCGCAGAAACATTATCTGAATAATCCTTCAGAAATACTTTGTAATCAGCAGCATTTTCAATCGCATCCTTACCAGCAGCGCCCAAATCAACAATCGTAAATTTACCAGTTCCTGTCGGTTTGGTTTTATCATTGAAGGTCACATAAATAGTATGTGTAGCTGTGTCCCCATTCGATGCGACTGTCAATACAATTGGATAGGCCTGTTCTTCATCAGTTCCTACACCAGAGGCATTGATTGTCAATTTGGCTTTATCATCTGTGACATTTTCCAACACATTATTTATGACTTCCAATCCACGAACATTTCCTTGTGCGACTACATAAGCTCTTAGTGCGTCAGCTGTCGCAGTATTGGCTGTCCACTTCGAGCGATCCACTCTGAAATTACTTCCTTCAACGGCAACTGCGCCATCTGGCATACTGTCTACCACATAGACGGGTATTTTGATTGGTGCACTATCGTTGCCGGCCAAGTCAGTAAGTATCACAAAGAACTCACTGTCTCCGGTATTCGCGACAATTGCATCAAAATCAGTATTCTCTGCAAAGCGAACTGTTACTTGATCCTTTGGTGTGACATCGTCGCTCCAGTCCAATAGGAACTTGGTCAGATCTGTTTCGTCCCGAAGATAGGCAGCATTTCCTTTTGGTGCTAGGGTCAGCTTCCCTGTTCCGGTCGGTGCTACTTCATCACGAAATGTCACAGTGATGACTTTCGTCAAATCTGTTGCTAATCCTGAATCTGCAGCTCTCACTGTCAATGTCACATTGTAAGAACCCCCAGTAGAGCTCGGCGTTAGTCCGCCTAAATCAGTCACTTGGATTTTATCTGTCAGGCTTGTCTGCACCCCATCTACAATCTTGTAGGAGGATGCTTCACTTTCTTGAATGATGTAGGCCTTCAGTTGATCTTCTGTCATACCATTCAAAATAGTTGCACTAGCCTCAATATCTTTTGCAGCAAGTGCATTCAACGTCTCATGAATAACCAACTTAGATTTGATTTTCGTTTTGTTTGGAGCTAGAGCTCCCGTCGCATCTACTGCTTCATCCAAAAGATAGACATAGATATCATACTCTCCTTGGGTAGCCATCATTGCTGCAACCTGTGCTGGTGTATTTTCTTCTGCAAATTCATAACCAAAGTTTGGCGTTACAGGATTGGTATCCGTTGGGTTTTGAACAAATTCACTCGGTTCCGGAGCGACCTCCCCCACAGCTGAATGAACAGTTCGAGGGTCTCCTTCCGGCGGTGTTGTATCCAAAACCGTTTTGATATCATATGCTTCTTTCCCGTTCAACCAACCAACTGCTTTTATCTTTTGCCCCGCTTTCAGCGTGACATCTGCCGGCAAGTCAAAACTGAACGAGCCTGTAGTTGGATCAGCAATCGTATGGAACTTTCTACTATCTCCTTCAATTGGTGAGTTAACTTTCGGTTCAGTCAGTAAAACATCCTTGCTTGGATCATTTTCATCCACAACTAGATAGAACAAAATCGACGTCCCGTTCATATAATCTGGATCGGGATTTACAACACCCGAAAGAACCTTGCTGGATGTTTCCGCCGGATTATCTGTCGGTTGATTCAATCCGATGATGACATCTGGAATATACTCATAAAGAACTCTTGAAAAACCACTATGAGGAGACCCAGTTGCCGTCGTTCTGTAATTAGTTAAGAAATCCGTTGTAATAGGTGTGGTAACACTTTGTCCAACAATGTTTGTTGTATTTCGTCCATTGTATGTTACATCCACTCCATATATCGGATTCCAAATTTTATATGGGTCATCGCTAGCAGGTGTTTTCAACCATGAGGATACTTTTTGAACATCCGCAATAAAGTGACCTGGATTGGTCATATTCACTAGATGTGCATTGGTATTGCCTCGTGCATCCAAATCAATAGAATACGCATCAGCAAAGCGGAAAACTCCGTTTGCCCCGATGTTAAATAAGTTACGTACACCGGTACCATCCTCTAATTTGATATTGAAAGTTGCTTTTTTCCCAACAACAAATTCGCCACGAGCCCCGGCGTTTACAACATCTTGTGTACTCGTTCCTTGGTTCCGAAGATTGATCGTCATGCTACCCTCTTCAGAGACATTGAACTTAGAATCACTTCCAAGATTTAAAGCCGTTGTTCCAGCCATATTCCCTTTTATCTCGACGCCCACTTCTGCACCTTTAGCGATATTAAACGTGGTATCAGAATACAATTGAATTCCGCCACGAGTAGTAGAATCGCCGGTTCTTGCATATACTTTTGCGCCTTCTGCGACCGTTACATCACCTTTTCTCAATGACATAACATAGTTTCCAACATCCCAAGCTTCTCCTGCATTCCCATTGGTCGTGATATCCACTACAGCATTTTTCTCAATTCTGGCATATGCCGATTGATTAGATGTTGTACCGGTGTTTCCAAGATAGCTGGCCAAAATAAAGCCGTTACCATTTTGTACAGTAACAGTTGTATTACTGTCTTCTTCATAGATAGCTCGGAAAGCTTCCAATCCGGATTGGTTCGCCCAAGTATTTTTAGTCACACCTGGTCGCAATGGTGCTTCATAAGAATTCACTGAATGAAACTCATTGGTCCCTTTGAAAATCATTGTTGCCTGCCATGAAGCACTCAATTGAGAGCCTCTGTAATAAACATCCTCATAAGTGATCGTTGAAGCAATGGTTGCATAATCCCCGATTGCAAATGGTCCGTATGCACTTTGCCCATACATTTTGATATTTTTCACATAAATATTTCTATCTCTAGTTGTACTGGTCGCCCACGAAAATCTGACTTGGTTAAAGTCAACCGTATGACCCTGCCCATCGATTACATAATCGATACGAGCTGTCGGAGCATCCCTTCGTGTATCCCCGGTTCCATTATTTCCCGGATTTTCGATATCTGCAGTTACTTTGATATAGTCCGCATTATTTTTGTTTGTCTCCGTTCCTGTGTAGGTGTTCATCACCGCTTTATACAGTTCATCCCATGTAGAAACTTCAACAACATTTGTTGCTGCGGCTTCCGTCCCCCAGCCTGCTGCAGCCATTGGTGCGACCGTAGCGAAGGGTTCCACCAAAGCTTCCGGAGAAGCCATTTCCGTATCACTGTTTTCAGATACATCTTCCTCATTTGAGCCCATCACGTCAGAAGTACTTGCTTCTTCATTCGCTTTGATCGGTTCAGGAATATGCCAAAAAGCTGTTACTAGTAAGCCGGTGAATACAAGGCCTATAAAAGTACCTTTTTTTCCGATTTTCATTATCTTTTTCAACTCCTCCCTTGTATAGATAGTTGTGTGTAGTAAAGAACACACTATATTTCAATTTTTCATTTCACTTTCTCTATGAATAGACACTTAATTTCGTATTCTACAAAGAAAATGAAGAAAAAAAGAAACCGAATAAATTTTTTTGTATCAGTCAAACTGAACCAACTACTCTAAATAGTTGATGCATAACCAAATCACCATTTTCGCAATTATTTGCTTTTCCTTTTATACTTGCTTTATGTCATATTAAGAAAGTATCCTTTTGAACGTACCGTGATAATGAAGTACGGTTGTTCTGGATTTTCTTCCACTTTTTTTCTCAAGTGGAAGATTAGATTTGATATTCTAAACTTGTAGTTCTTATCTGGTTTTTGCCAAAGTCGTTCAAATAATTCTTCATAAGTAAATGCCATATTCGGTTTACTATGTAAAATTTTTAAAAGTTGATACTCCAATTTCGTTAAAGGAATCTCACGGTCATTATCAATCATGACACTAAAATTTTGATCAACTAGCTCAAAGCTTCTTTTGTAAATTTTTTTTGGTTTGGTCTCCGTTTGAATGGATTTCTTACTTTTAATATGACGATCGAGGGCATTATTGATAATTAGCTTGAATTCATTTGGATCTACAAGAGAATTGAGATTCCCGTCTGCGCCCAACTGAAGAAAAATAAGTCGATTGACCGGATCAGGCTCTTTAGTCATAACCCACACCAACGGATTCTGCCCTGCTTTCAACTTCATAATCAAGCTGCAAATCTGAGCGACATTTTCCTGAGTATCATCATTAATAATGACTGCATCAACCTGCTCTATTTTTTTGTTAACTTCAGAAGGGAGAACTTCTATGACTTTCGTATCACCATTTTCCAATACGTCTATGTAATTATCCTGAATGCTACCTGAGACTGAAATTACCCCTATGTTAAACATGTTTTATCCCTCCAAAATAGAAAATGAATAGTAAAAAGCACCAATCTGTTTTCTCGTTTTGTGTACAAACGAGAATAATCTACATGATTCTTATATTCACTGCAATGCTAAAATCATGACGGCGAATCTGACGACTATGGAAAAATATTCTTCTGAAATATCATAGAAATAATAGTTTTTTTCTTTTCATTATTTTTTTATAAGCTTCTTTGTAAAAAGAAAGGCATAGCAAATAAACCGCTCTTAGTAATTTTTTCTAACAATAGCGGTCTATGTACTGAGCATAGAATCATGTAATTTTAAGTGATTTATTCAGCAATTAACTCAATTGCCTTTCTTTCGTTATTTCTATTTGAATTCGCGTAAATATCCAGTGTCGTTTTTACTGAAGAATGGCCTAGTAACGTTGCAACAACAGCGACACTTACCCCTTTCTCCAAGCACTTACTGGCAAAAGAATGTCGTAGTGAATGAAAATTCACACGTTCTAAATTCAATTTTTTCATTATACTTTTAAAGTAATTTGTTATCGTTCTGGGCTCTGTCGGCTTATTTTTAAAGGAGATCACGTATTCTCCTACATTAGCTATCTTTCTTGTTCTTAAGCGCTGTATCATTTTCTCTGATAATGGGATTTCTCGTCGAGATAAAAATGTTTTGGGTGTATCCTCAATCACATGTGTCCTGTGTTTTTCATGATCCTGTATCCTTTGGCGTGTTCTGTTGACCACCAATGTTTTGTTATCAAAGTTTATATCTTGCCATTTCAGACCAGCGATTTCACCAATACGTAATCCTGTTTCTAAAGCCAATAAAACGGGCAACCCCTTCTCTTCTTCGCTAGCCAAGCATCGTATTTTTTGTTCTTCTTCCGAAGTTAAGGTCCGTATTCTTTTTTTATGAATTTTTGGCAGTAAGATAAATTTTAAGAGATCTTTTTCTACAAAATTCTTCTTTTCTGCTTCAAATAGACCTGTCTTCAACACTTGGAATACAGACTGTACCGAGCTAGGCATCAACTTTTCTTGTATATTTTTCATAAACGTATTTAAATCTACTGTAGTCAATTTACTTAATGGAATCTCTCCCAAAATTGGTTTGATATGCTTTTCGATTTTGCTTTTATAGCTGCTGTAAGTGCTCTGTTTGATTTCTTTTTTTATGAGCGTCTCTATCCAGTAATCAAACCAATAACCAAGATTCCCTTGGAACTCTTTGATTGAAGGGTCTGTTTGACGAAGGATGATTTTTTGTTCAATAATCTTATCTTTTGTTTCACGATAGGTTCTTGCATAGACATAGCCATAATGAATTGCTCCATTTGTTTTTCTCCCTTTTATAAAGCGACCTTCCCAGCGCCCATCTTTTCTTTTGTAAATATTCTCACCTTTGCGACTCATAACAATTCCTTCTTTCTATTTTCATTGATTTTGACGGTATTTTTGACGGCTAAAAATAATCATCAATAAATATCTTTTTGTTTTTCTCTCATTTTTTTGTTTTTATTAACAAAAATTTGATAAAACTTTCTCAAAATTTTGTTGTATAATATTTTTTGTAGATATTCAAATAGAAACAACATAATATTAAAACTTTTTTAAACTATTTTTTTAATTTCTTTATAACATTTAACTAAACAAACAACTTTTTCACTTCTCGTTTGTACACAAAACGAGAAGTTTTTCCTTTTCCAAAACCATCTCATTCATATTGAAAAAATTTAAATTTTATCTTCTTCCGAAAAAATAGTACATAGTTTTTTAAAAAAAAGCATTAACATTTTATGCTTTGTCTCATGCATAAAATGTTATTGCTTTTTTATCAAGCTAGCTAATGCGTTTATTGGATTAAATTGCTTCTATTGCCTCTTCAACATTATTGTTTTATTATTTAACCATGAATCTTTTGGAAGGAGATCAACATGCTAATTGAAAAAAGAGATGAGGAGAAGCTTAAATTACTCTATCTCCTTTGGAAGTACAATAACTATGAGGAAGTACCTTTGCAGAATTTTGCTTATGAACTATCTATAGACAAACGAAGTCTTCGT from Enterococcus sp. 9E7_DIV0242 includes these protein-coding regions:
- a CDS encoding WxL domain-containing protein, which translates into the protein MKTSHKLTGAALLAVLGLGLAVPSITKAAPGYPDATTGVGEGKIKFTTDDTTNPTNLPPGESTGTPMTEPSQNPNPGALKLVSVTSMDFDTHKIVANDADKSYDALPFTDPGSSQTTAHFVRFQDIRADAATANNWWTVNAELTKQFTNAAGQTLDGSTLDYKKISLVTGTNAATKPSLAATTTQTLALNTVQPFYTNKEVGKGFGVFELMFDTNANAKAGTYDGITLNVPGTNVLKASEYTAEITWTITDAN
- a CDS encoding WxL domain-containing protein — encoded protein: MKQVKLATMLLLPLFSAALFSFSETAAAEAGSWSGEVSIGFEGSYEKEIKDPEYPDQAVDPGESPSTDGELRIDFVPQFNFWANAKVDEDVLVYGNAQLFHGNTGARGNFVQVSDFRGTGKGWLLQLRQETQFKNETAENKELDGSVISLGSSWANSTRGADEAPIVQKDVIRIDNIGQTYNLAEAKANTGEGTWSIIFGASIENENGMKDTLIPRLDADGNPVTDPAYDNKAIYQNKALSLSIPGATKKDPVTYTTVITWILSELP
- a CDS encoding LPXTG cell wall anchor domain-containing protein produces the protein MKRIKLFSSLFISVVVMAFIFLGKPAIGFATENGGAVQTNGVISFYEESTDSSSSTEPSSTTEPTIPTTEPTKPSGSKPQGKYPSTGELIKKSLGISGAALLLIALILFYVKRRKEQASGEGKGY
- a CDS encoding pectate lyase-like adhesive domain-containing protein, whose protein sequence is MKIGKKGTFIGLVFTGLLVTAFWHIPEPIKANEEASTSDVMGSNEEDVSENSDTEMASPEALVEPFATVAPMAAAGWGTEAAATNVVEVSTWDELYKAVMNTYTGTETNKNNADYIKVTADIENPGNNGTGDTRRDAPTARIDYVIDGQGHTVDFNQVRFSWATSTTRDRNIYVKNIKMYGQSAYGPFAIGDYATIASTITYEDVYYRGSQLSASWQATMIFKGTNEFHSVNSYEAPLRPGVTKNTWANQSGLEAFRAIYEEDSNTTVTVQNGNGFILASYLGNTGTTSNQSAYARIEKNAVVDITTNGNAGEAWDVGNYVMSLRKGDVTVAEGAKVYARTGDSTTRGGIQLYSDTTFNIAKGAEVGVEIKGNMAGTTALNLGSDSKFNVSEEGSMTINLRNQGTSTQDVVNAGARGEFVVGKKATFNIKLEDGTGVRNLFNIGANGVFRFADAYSIDLDARGNTNAHLVNMTNPGHFIADVQKVSSWLKTPASDDPYKIWNPIYGVDVTYNGRNTTNIVGQSVTTPITTDFLTNYRTTATGSPHSGFSRVLYEYIPDVIIGLNQPTDNPAETSSKVLSGVVNPDPDYMNGTSILFYLVVDENDPSKDVLLTEPKVNSPIEGDSRKFHTIADPTTGSFSFDLPADVTLKAGQKIKAVGWLNGKEAYDIKTVLDTTPPEGDPRTVHSAVGEVAPEPSEFVQNPTDTNPVTPNFGYEFAEENTPAQVAAMMATQGEYDIYVYLLDEAVDATGALAPNKTKIKSKLVIHETLNALAAKDIEASATILNGMTEDQLKAYIIQESEASSYKIVDGVQTSLTDKIQVTDLGGLTPSSTGGSYNVTLTVRAADSGLATDLTKVITVTFRDEVAPTGTGKLTLAPKGNAAYLRDETDLTKFLLDWSDDVTPKDQVTVRFAENTDFDAIVANTGDSEFFVILTDLAGNDSAPIKIPVYVVDSMPDGAVAVEGSNFRVDRSKWTANTATADALRAYVVAQGNVRGLEVINNVLENVTDDKAKLTINASGVGTDEEQAYPIVLTVASNGDTATHTIYVTFNDKTKPTGTGKFTIVDLGAAGKDAIENAADYKVFLKDYSDNVSANDKITASLKPGQDIANIVSKQGNASFIVNLTDEAGNVGEVVIPIFVKDKAVSSDKYILDGLDFAVAAKDYPTSEAEILTMIHDKGKLALWEFDETSITALDPTLITVDKGTLPGPVTGGGVVQDGAYKVTLSYGSGTSKVEKEITVTINKSISTVNVEFVDDKGQKLRDPIPVSGNIGGTVDLVTNTAIQDRVNELLGENYQVKTRPTPEDAIPVTENPSTVQYVFNGTLFIYSYPTSIDFGTRNAGIFGVRVDNPSFDDNLIIWDNRTDATSWTLKARLEDYLTSGSGTGTKVLPDAIRYRVADGKDSEIILNDTDQAITVDTHNAPGQYDVSERWATGERGFKLEVPAGAVRELGEYKATIVWTLGETK
- a CDS encoding winged helix-turn-helix domain-containing protein, producing MFNIGVISVSGSIQDNYIDVLENGDTKVIEVLPSEVNKKIEQVDAVIINDDTQENVAQICSLIMKLKAGQNPLVWVMTKEPDPVNRLIFLQLGADGNLNSLVDPNEFKLIINNALDRHIKSKKSIQTETKPKKIYKRSFELVDQNFSVMIDNDREIPLTKLEYQLLKILHSKPNMAFTYEELFERLWQKPDKNYKFRISNLIFHLRKKVEENPEQPYFIITVRSKGYFLNMT
- a CDS encoding tyrosine-type recombinase/integrase encodes the protein MSRKGENIYKRKDGRWEGRFIKGRKTNGAIHYGYVYARTYRETKDKIIEQKIILRQTDPSIKEFQGNLGYWFDYWIETLIKKEIKQSTYSSYKSKIEKHIKPILGEIPLSKLTTVDLNTFMKNIQEKLMPSSVQSVFQVLKTGLFEAEKKNFVEKDLLKFILLPKIHKKRIRTLTSEEEQKIRCLASEEEKGLPVLLALETGLRIGEIAGLKWQDINFDNKTLVVNRTRQRIQDHEKHRTHVIEDTPKTFLSRREIPLSEKMIQRLRTRKIANVGEYVISFKNKPTEPRTITNYFKSIMKKLNLERVNFHSLRHSFASKCLEKGVSVAVVATLLGHSSVKTTLDIYANSNRNNERKAIELIAE